From Myxococcales bacterium, the proteins below share one genomic window:
- a CDS encoding prolipoprotein diacylglyceryl transferase — protein sequence MAIPYIHVPDFELGPIPILDRKIPLHPFGLLVATGVIVGTWLATWRARRRGLDEGHLNSFITWMLVAGFMGGHMLDEIFYHPQELLRRPESLFFLWEGLSSFGGFTGALIGVVLWKYFYAIPVLETPLFTLHKFKRRKKPASILAFCDLILSVFPVAWIFGRGGCSVVHDHKGALVDSILSVEFPRFGPGRHAPMQLIHGPELRFDLGLLEWMFTVVLALAFALTWKKRLPVGSYVVATALSYAPVRFVLDYFRLHEGAESDPRYGGLTPGQWACVALFVFGLVMWKKMRDIQASGEDVYAPFMARGATAEADAPAAAENAAH from the coding sequence ATGGCGATTCCCTACATCCACGTCCCCGACTTCGAGCTCGGCCCGATCCCGATCCTCGATCGCAAGATCCCCCTCCACCCGTTCGGGCTGCTCGTCGCGACGGGCGTCATCGTGGGAACGTGGCTCGCCACGTGGCGCGCGCGCCGCCGAGGCCTCGACGAAGGCCACCTGAACTCGTTCATCACGTGGATGCTCGTGGCCGGGTTCATGGGCGGCCACATGCTCGACGAGATTTTCTATCACCCGCAAGAGCTCCTCCGGCGCCCCGAGTCCCTCTTCTTTCTGTGGGAGGGCCTGTCGTCGTTCGGCGGCTTCACGGGCGCGCTCATCGGCGTCGTCCTGTGGAAGTACTTCTACGCGATCCCCGTCCTCGAGACGCCGCTCTTCACGCTCCACAAGTTCAAGCGTCGCAAGAAGCCCGCGTCGATCTTGGCGTTCTGCGACCTCATTTTGTCGGTGTTCCCGGTCGCCTGGATCTTCGGGCGCGGCGGTTGCAGCGTCGTTCATGATCACAAGGGCGCCCTCGTCGACTCGATCCTCTCGGTCGAGTTCCCGAGGTTCGGCCCCGGTCGTCACGCTCCGATGCAGCTCATCCACGGCCCCGAGCTGCGCTTCGACCTCGGTCTACTCGAGTGGATGTTCACCGTCGTGCTCGCGCTCGCCTTCGCGCTCACGTGGAAAAAGCGCCTCCCCGTCGGGAGCTACGTGGTCGCCACGGCCCTCTCGTACGCGCCCGTGCGGTTCGTGCTCGACTATTTCCGCCTCCACGAAGGCGCCGAGTCCGATCCTCGCTACGGCGGGCTCACCCCCGGGCAGTGGGCGTGCGTCGCCCTCTTCGTGTTCGGCCTCGTGATGTGGAAGAAGATGCGCGACATCCAGGCGAGCGGCGAGGACGTCTACGCGCCGTTCATGGCACGAGGCGCGACCGCCGAGGCCGATGCGCCCGCCGCCGCGGAGAACGCTGCCCACTGA
- the rlmN gene encoding 23S rRNA (adenine(2503)-C(2))-methyltransferase RlmN has product MTTPSKDAPPPLARLPEEWAKEVVRLGGRTFHGKQVFRWLMARGVFEPAQMTDLPKDLRRALAEGGVEPVLTVLPGTRAADRTRKLLVRLRDGATVETVLIPGVSGERRLGRGVQDETESDDADAAAAVDDEDDDEDLGDENPQGKSYLRVTQCISTQVGCAMGCVFCASGVAGLKRNLGPDEIVAQVLAGKAELDDDERLRNIVYMGMGEPLHNYASTVRSLRLLTHADGLAISPRRITVSTSGLVPEIAKLGADFAGQIGLAISLHAADDETRSRLMPINKKYPLAALIEGLRAYPLPRRRRITIEYTLVSGKNDAPLEATKLARLLRGLPVKVNLIPMNPIEASTLGPPAGARTLEFQRVLLDAGYSVFIRRRRGDDVAAACGQLALLGAKPKVRVDRG; this is encoded by the coding sequence CCGCTGGCTCATGGCGCGCGGCGTGTTCGAGCCCGCCCAGATGACCGACCTTCCGAAGGACCTCCGCCGCGCCCTCGCCGAAGGAGGGGTCGAGCCCGTCCTCACGGTGCTCCCCGGCACGCGCGCCGCCGACCGGACCCGCAAGCTGCTCGTCCGGCTCCGTGACGGGGCGACCGTCGAGACCGTGCTCATCCCTGGTGTGAGCGGCGAGCGCCGGCTCGGCCGAGGTGTACAGGACGAGACCGAGAGCGACGACGCCGACGCCGCGGCCGCGGTCGACGACGAGGACGACGACGAGGACCTGGGAGACGAAAATCCTCAGGGAAAATCGTACCTTAGGGTCACTCAGTGCATCAGCACCCAAGTCGGCTGCGCGATGGGCTGCGTGTTCTGTGCAAGCGGCGTCGCGGGGCTCAAGCGCAACCTCGGCCCCGACGAGATCGTGGCCCAGGTGCTCGCGGGCAAGGCCGAGCTCGACGACGACGAACGCCTCCGGAACATCGTCTACATGGGCATGGGAGAGCCCCTCCACAACTACGCGTCGACGGTGCGCTCGCTCCGCCTCTTGACCCACGCGGACGGGCTCGCCATCTCGCCGCGCCGCATCACCGTGTCGACGAGCGGGCTCGTGCCCGAAATCGCGAAGCTCGGGGCCGATTTCGCGGGGCAAATCGGCCTCGCGATCTCGCTGCACGCGGCCGACGACGAGACCCGCTCGCGGCTCATGCCCATCAACAAAAAGTACCCGCTCGCGGCCCTCATCGAGGGGCTCCGCGCGTACCCACTCCCGCGAAGGCGTCGCATCACGATCGAGTACACGCTCGTGTCCGGAAAGAACGACGCGCCGCTCGAGGCGACCAAGCTCGCGAGGCTCCTCCGCGGCCTGCCGGTCAAGGTGAACCTCATCCCCATGAACCCCATCGAGGCCTCGACCCTCGGGCCGCCGGCCGGGGCGCGGACGCTGGAGTTCCAGCGTGTGCTGCTCGACGCGGGGTACTCGGTGTTCATTCGGCGGCGCCGGGGAGACGACGTGGCCGCGGCGTGTGGTCAGCTCGCGCTCCTCGGAGCGAAGCCCAAGGTGCGTGTGGATCGAGGATGA
- a CDS encoding acyl-CoA thioesterase produces MAAFEIQRAVRFEEVDAARIVFFARYLGYGHEAMEAFFGALEGGYHGLVDGRGIGFPAVHVDATYEAPLRFGDTVTIRVDVTKLGTTSCTFRYVFVRQDGVRAATLLHTCVCCELAGEPKKIPFPPDVRARLEAHLVGG; encoded by the coding sequence ATGGCGGCGTTCGAGATCCAGAGGGCGGTGCGGTTCGAAGAGGTCGACGCCGCGAGGATCGTCTTCTTCGCGCGGTACCTCGGGTACGGGCACGAGGCCATGGAGGCCTTCTTCGGCGCGCTCGAGGGCGGCTATCACGGCCTCGTCGACGGGCGTGGCATCGGCTTTCCCGCCGTGCACGTGGACGCGACCTACGAGGCGCCGCTCCGCTTCGGCGACACCGTCACGATTCGCGTCGACGTGACCAAGCTCGGCACGACCTCGTGCACGTTTCGCTACGTCTTCGTCCGACAAGACGGGGTGCGGGCCGCCACCCTTCTGCATACGTGCGTCTGCTGCGAGCTCGCGGGAGAGCCGAAGAAGATCCCCTTCCCGCCCGACGTTCGCGCGAGGCTCGAGGCGCACCTCGTCGGCGGCTGA